TCGACGGCAGTGAGCCAGCGCAATTAAGCGCTGGCTTTTTCTATAGCGGGGTGACCCGTGGAAATCTGATAGCATTGCATGTCGTTCTCTATTAAACACTCGAACACGACAGAATCCAGCTTGGCTTCATCCACTAATTGCTGCAATATTTGCATCGTTTCTGCAAGTGAAACACCCGGCCGATAAGGACGTGATTGGGTCAACGCCTGAAACACATCAGCGATGGCCACAATTCGACTCGGTTGATCAAGGTCTTTGGCTGTTTTCCCCAAAGGGTAACCGGACCCATCCAGTCTTTCATGGTGATTAGACGCCCAATCAATGACTTGGCTCGATCGAAACATATTGGTCAGCGCATGTCGGGTATCCGTCGCATGACGCTTTATACAGGCGTATTCTTCCTCTGTTAACTCCGCTGGTTTATGGAGCACAGCAACTGGCGTTTTCAGCTTTCCAATATCGTGCACTAACCCAGCCAAATACAACATACGTTGGGCTTTGGTCGAATACCCCAGTTGTTTGCCCAGAAACGAGGTTAACTCTGCAACATGACGAGAATGTTGGAACGTAAAAGTACTTTTTGCATCCACGATCTGCGCGAAAAACTCCGCCACCGCAATCGTATCTTCCAACCCCAATCGAGATGAAAAGAAAGGCACTGGCGGAAAGCGGCTGGCCATTGTCTCGATATAGCGAGATTCCATCGAAAACCAGAAATCATCATTGTCTATCAACTCGCACATATGCTGAACCATATTCGGCTCAAACAAGATCCCAGCATTGGCGGTCAACTCCCCGATGATCAACGTTTTGTTGGCCTCGGTGATATTACCGTATTGGTCTGGGAAAAAGCGGGAATAAAGGTGATCCACTCGATCAGAGATAAATATCAGACTGGCGAGTAGTTTATCGTTTTCTGACGCTTTGGTTTCCCCATTCAGCTGCTCCCACCAAGTATGATGATACAAAACTGGCGGCGCTAGTCCGGCCAAAGGGGGCAAGCCTTTAACAGCTCATATCCTCTAACACAATGCTTTTTGGCGTTTTCCGGTGCCATCGACTTGAATAGATAGGAACGCTCATGAGACTGCGACACACCGCAATCATGGATCAATCCCAGAGAAAAAGCGATTTGAGCCTGCTCTTCCTCCCACCCCATCCGTTTAGCACATTGATACGCAATGTATGCCACCCGGTGACCGTGATTTAAATCATCGATCCCGACAGCATCGAGGGCTGAAGCGATTTCAAAAAGCACCTGACGTAAGTCTACGCTTACGTTATCAAGCAGCTCATCCATTCGTATTAACCTAACTGACTCATTTTTCTTATTTTAGGTCTATAAGGCTAAACGATTTCATTTCATAAAGACCACAAGTTATTTGGGACTATTTATATAATTGTGATTGGTATAACGTCTTGGGTGAATTTCGTGCTACATAGAAAATATTTTTTGCAACAAGAGGTTATGGTGATCTAAGCCTTACTCTGTTACGTTATCTGTTCATATTCAACTTGTTTAGGTCCCTTATGTTCACAATCTCTATCGACTCTGAACTCGAACTCGCTCTTGTTCAAGAGTCATTCGCTGCTCAATACAGCGAATTGGTGTCCAGTCAAACTGAGTACTTATCGCAATGGTTGGCTTGGCCCCCTTCTGTCAATCCGAACAAGACTTTCGTCTATTCGTGCAACGTGTTTTACATGAATATGCAGACGGAAAGTCCATGACCTGCGCAATCATCTACAAAGGTAATATCGTCGGAAACTGCAGCTTTAACACCATAGATTACGATACAAAAACCGTCGAGGTTGGCTACTGGCTATCGCAACATCAGCAAGGCAAAGGCATAGTGACACGGGTTGTGAACAAACTGATTGATATCGCGTTCAATGAATACCAAATGGAGAAGGTCCAGTTATCCGCCGCCAAAGATAACCTCCCTAGCCGGCGAGTGGCTGAACGAGTAGGCATGACACTGGAAGGGATTATCACCAATGAGGAAAAAATTGGAGATCGAATTCTGGATCACGCCATCTACGGTATTCACCGCCAAAACACCCATTGATGAGTAAATTGATTCCAACCACAGATTTATTGGTTGGCTAAGGTATTTCGCGTTGCTTGATGCTAGGATTGCAGCTTTATAAGGAAAGAGAGAACACCGTGTCTTCACTGTTAAAGCTGTTCTTAGTTGTCGTAACACTCAGTGCAGGCTTCTTTGCCGGTGACATTTATCAGTGGTTTAAAAACCGTTCCCAAGTCAAACCTTTGTCAGAATATTGCTTACTCACTACTCAAGCTTGTGAAAACAACGATGTTCGTATAAAAGTAGACCGCGACATCAGTCACCCTTTGGTACCCACTGAAATCGTCGTTGATTGGCCCACCGCTCAACAAGACAGCCTGTTACTGACTTTGCAAGGCTACGAGATGGAAATGGGTACCGCTGTATTTAAACTCAATAAGAACTCAACTGGTCAGTTTACCGGCCAAGTCATTCTGCCAGTATGTACAACGGACGCTATGACCTGGATTGGTGAAATCACTGATGGCCAACACAGTGTGAGTACCTCGATTAGGATGGAACAATGAGTAAAAATTGGTCTTTAATATTAGTCGCTGCCTTTGCGCTCGGTTTTGGTGTTAAAGCGTATTTGGATTCAAAGCCAACGGCCGACACCCCCGTGACAGCCAGCAAAGAAGTCGTCCTTTTTGGCAAAGATGACAAGGCCGTCAAAATCTTCGATCAGCAAGACCCTCGTGTGCGTATCGTATACTTCGGGTTTACACGATGCCCTGATGTCTGTCCAACCTCATTGGCTATGCTAGCCGGCGCACTTAATCAGGTGGATGACCAGGTGAAATCCCACTTCAGGCCTATATTTGTTTCACTTGATCCAGAGCGTGATGCCGCAGCAGATTCGTACAAATATGCTCAATACTTCCATTCAATGATTGAAGGTTTGTCGGCGCCACTCGATATCACCACGCCTCTGGCACATAAATACGGCGTTATTTTTCGTAAAACCAAATTAGAAAACTCGGAGCTAAAGTATACCCTTGACCACAGCTCCTACTTTTATTTCCTAAAACCAGATGGCACATTAATTACTAAAGTGCCGCATACGCTGACACCTGCTCCTCTGGTCGAAGCGATGAAAACACTTACGTCACAAGGAAAATCTTAATGAAGTTAAAAGCCCTCATGTTAGCCTCTATTGCGCTGAGCCCACTTGCTCACGCGGCTTCCGACATCATGCTATCTCACACCTACGCGCGTGCGACACCACCGAGCGCCGCCACCAGCGCCGTGTTCACTGAAATCATGAACCACAGCGCAACAGACCGTGTTATCGTCTCTGCGAGTACAGAGGCGGCAGGTAAAGTTGAGTTGCATGACGTTATCAAAGATGGCGATGTGATGAAAATGCGCCAGATAGAACAAATTACCGTGCCAGCGAATAGCATGGTAGAGCTAAAGCCAGGCAGCCTACACATTATGCTGTTTGATCTGAAAAAGCCGCTAGTCGAAGGTGAAAACATTGATGTAAAACTGACCTTCGCCAATGGGGAGGAGCAAACCGTCTCAGCGCCTATCAAGAAAGTGATGAGTGGGATGAATCATAAACATCATCACTAAATCATAAAAAGGCCGCTCAATGAGCGGCCTTAATACATTTCAACCTCGCATAGACACGCGCCACTAGGCTTTATTATCCGGATGCCGCGGACAATCCTCGCAGAGATTGCGTCCATGGCATTTATACACTAAGCAGCAGCTAGTACGCACCAGTTTCAGCGCCCCACTTTGCTCATCCACCGCCAGAGTTTTCGCCAATTTAGCTGGCAAGCCGCACGCATCCAACCAAAGCGAAGCCTGTTCAAGTAGATAATCATTCGGAATGTGAGGGGCAAATTGACTCAGCTTCACAAGACAGCCAAGCACACCATCAGCGAATAGATGGTTAGTAAAACCCGGACGAATCCGCGTCCACTGGCTCATTTCTTCGCGAAAGTAAGCAAATAAAGCCTGCAGTTGAACCCCTGCTTTTGCCACCAAATCCGCCTCGGTTCCATGCACATGCTCTGTCGACTCGAATTGAAAACCTGTCACAAATTCCGACTGCACTTTCTGACCAATACGAGTGAGATCAGGCAAACCGTGCAAGGCATAAATCGAAATGAAAGAGACATAGACGGGTTGCCAGCAAAGCAGATCCCAAGTTCGAGTCAGCCAATAGGCAGAACCGGCTTCCGGATGAGCGGCTTTAAGGCGCTCATACAGTGCTTGGATATTGTCACTGCAAGGATGATCGACATGGATAATATCCTGCTGGGACGCATCTTCAGGTATCGGTGAAATCACACCAGCAAGATAAGGCGTTACCTGTTGAGAGTATTCAAAGAGGTGATCGAAGAAGGCGTCTGAACTCATAGCAGTGATATTTATAGAAACAAAATCAGCTTGTTAGGATAATGATAACATCAGGTTAATGCAATTGATTATTATTAACTAAATATAGAATAACCACATTGACGATTAACCACCGATTCATTTTATCGACTCACGACCAAAAACAGCCAAGCAACCGACCAAAATTCAAGTTGTTTGTTACCTAAACACATTACCAATATCTATGTATTAGAAGTATCAACCTAGTTGTAGTTATCTGTTTTATATGCATAATT
This DNA window, taken from Vibrio neptunius, encodes the following:
- a CDS encoding siderophore ferric iron reductase — translated: MSSDAFFDHLFEYSQQVTPYLAGVISPIPEDASQQDIIHVDHPCSDNIQALYERLKAAHPEAGSAYWLTRTWDLLCWQPVYVSFISIYALHGLPDLTRIGQKVQSEFVTGFQFESTEHVHGTEADLVAKAGVQLQALFAYFREEMSQWTRIRPGFTNHLFADGVLGCLVKLSQFAPHIPNDYLLEQASLWLDACGLPAKLAKTLAVDEQSGALKLVRTSCCLVYKCHGRNLCEDCPRHPDNKA
- a CDS encoding SCO family protein, giving the protein MSKNWSLILVAAFALGFGVKAYLDSKPTADTPVTASKEVVLFGKDDKAVKIFDQQDPRVRIVYFGFTRCPDVCPTSLAMLAGALNQVDDQVKSHFRPIFVSLDPERDAAADSYKYAQYFHSMIEGLSAPLDITTPLAHKYGVIFRKTKLENSELKYTLDHSSYFYFLKPDGTLITKVPHTLTPAPLVEAMKTLTSQGKS
- a CDS encoding copper chaperone PCu(A)C, producing MKLKALMLASIALSPLAHAASDIMLSHTYARATPPSAATSAVFTEIMNHSATDRVIVSASTEAAGKVELHDVIKDGDVMKMRQIEQITVPANSMVELKPGSLHIMLFDLKKPLVEGENIDVKLTFANGEEQTVSAPIKKVMSGMNHKHHH